From the Acidobacteriota bacterium genome, the window TCGGGTCAAGCTCGTGATGATCGGAGGTGACAAACTCCCCTTGCAGCCGCAGTGTCAACGCCAGCCCAATGGCGTCTGCCAACGAAAGCCTGTATGTGCCCTTGATCTTCCCGGCTTGCTTCCATAACGCTTCGTCAAAGTCGCCGCGCGTCTGAATGCCCACAGCGGCCAGCTTGCTCATCGCCGTCTCCGCCGCCGCTTCCCCGCTCTCACGCACCACCTGATAGTAGATTTCGCAAAGGTTGATGGCGTGCGCCACGTTGAGCGCGTTCGGCGTGAGCAGACAAGCAGCCACGTTCGGTGCGCCCGGTTCGCCGTTCAGATACGCCAGCATTGCCGATGAATCGTAGACGTAGATCACCAGCGTTGTGCCCCTTCTTCGGTAGCCAACTCTGCGTGCCGCTCTGCCAATAGCTTCTCAGTCGAAGGCAGCAACCCGGCCATGCTGCCCATCGTCTGCATCACTAATGCGCGACGTGTTTCAACACCGTCTTGCGCCGTTTCTCTGGCGAGCCATTCCCCCAGCTTGATCTTGTCCGCCAGCGGTAGCGCCTGCACAGTTTGCAAAACCTGCTCGAATGTCGGTGTCATTGGTTGGTTCCTTTCTTCGCTGCCCGATTGTGCACGTTTTTCGTCTCAACTTTGCTGTTAGCCGCCGCTAGCTGTCTTCTCGTCTCACAATGACTAATTTTTTCTTGCACGGCGAAACCTCACAAACGTGCCCTGTGGTTCTGTTCTTAAAGCCCCCATCTTGGCTCTGACATGTTGGGGCAGCTTGCTTATATCTGTAACCTTGTACCAAGCGCCCTTTTTTTCTAATAGCCCTTCTGCAATCAACGCATCAAAATCAATCGGCAATGCGACCAGCTTCCGTCTTTGCTCAATCTCCTTGATTGTTATTTTTGAGTTTTCAGCCATTATTTTCCTTTCTTCGCCGTGCGTTTCTTCGTCGCCTTGGTCTCGACCGCCGCTGCGCCCTGCCCTGCCGCCTTCGTCTTCGACTTGGTTGCCGTGCCGGACGTGGCTTTCTTCGTCTTCGATCTCGCCAGCATCTGTGCTGGCGTCTTCACCACGTCGCCCGCTTTCATCTCTGCCGCCGTCACAGCAGGCAGGTCCGTCGTCTCGCCTTCGTCCAGCTTTTTCGGACGGCCTGGCTTGCGGTCGGAGACAAGGGCAAGGTCTGAACGATTGATGACGTAATCACGGCCTATGCGCTGCGCTGGAAGCTTTCCATCCGAAATCATCGCTCTGACTCTGCGCTCTGTTACCCCCAAAGATTGGGCAGCTTCGTTTGTGCTTATCAGTTCCATGCACATTTTATAACCTGAAATTTTCTATACCGCAAGCGGAATTATTCTCTTGCGTATTCATTCCGCTTGCGGTATAGTTCGCCTGTCAATTGGACATCTCTCACGGAGGCAAACGGCAATGATTAAACTGGAACGCGGCGACAAGATGAATAAAGCGATTGCACGGGCGAAGACGGTTCACCCGCGCGTCAAATGGCTGGGCAACCGGACGTATCTGGTTACGTCGAGCGACGGCCAGCGGCGCTACACCGTGCGCTTCGTGGTGGCGCACGGTCACAAGCTGGCGGAGT encodes:
- a CDS encoding PIN domain-containing protein, whose translation is MIYVYDSSAMLAYLNGEPGAPNVAACLLTPNALNVAHAINLCEIYYQVVRESGEAAAETAMSKLAAVGIQTRGDFDEALWKQAGKIKGTYRLSLADAIGLALTLRLQGEFVTSDHHELDPIAAAGVCLINFFR
- a CDS encoding helix-turn-helix domain-containing protein: MCMELISTNEAAQSLGVTERRVRAMISDGKLPAQRIGRDYVINRSDLALVSDRKPGRPKKLDEGETTDLPAVTAAEMKAGDVVKTPAQMLARSKTKKATSGTATKSKTKAAGQGAAAVETKATKKRTAKKGK